A window of Daucus carota subsp. sativus chromosome 2, DH1 v3.0, whole genome shotgun sequence genomic DNA:
tttctctttttgtttcttttttttaaaccagTAATAATCTCGAaaagcgtgggttgcctcccacgaagcgcttgttttaCGTCATTAGCTTGACGTGAAATCCTGAGAATCAAACAATAGCAAGAACGATGCTTTCATCTCACGGTTCACCGTTCCTCCgaagtaaggcttcaacctcTGACCATTCACTTTAAATGCTTGATCTGATAGTGTTTCAAAGATCTCTACTGCACCATGTGGAAACACCGTCTTAATAGTGAAAGGACCTGACCACCTTGACTTCAACTTTCAGGAAATAGTCTAAGACGAGAATTGAAAAGCAGAACTTGCTGACCAAGCACGAATTCCTTGTGCACCAGTTTTCTATCATGCCATCTCTTGACTTTTTCCTTGTAAAGCTTATTGTTCTCATACGCCTGAAGCCTAAACTCGTCGAGTTCATTAATTTGAAGTATTCGCTTCTCACCAGCAGCTGTCATATCAAAGTTCAATTTCTTTAGGGCCCAATATGCTTTGTGCTCTAACTCCGCGGGCAAATGGCATGCTTTTTGCATAGACCAACTGAAAAGGGGACATCCCCAATGGAGTCTTATAAGCCGTTCTATAGGCCCAGACGGCCTCATCAAGCTTCAACGCCCAATCTTTCCTCGAAGGACTCACAACTTTCTCTAGGATTCGCTTGATTTCCCGATTAGATACCTCAGCTTGCCCatttgtttgaggatgataagcagtggcAACTCTATGATTAATACCAAACGTTTCCATCAGCGTTGTGAACTTATGATTGTAAAAGTGTGAtccttcatcactgattatAACTCGAGGAGTACCAAAACGagtgaatatgttcttctgaaGAGAACTGATGACTACTACAGCTGTGTTGGTTGGTAAAGCCTTGACTtcaacccatttagacacgtaatccacAGCAAGAAGAATGTAGAGATTATTGCAAGATGAGATAAAAGGTCCCATGAAGTCAATACCCCACACATCAAAGATTTCAACCTCAAGGAGTACATTGAGGGGCATTTCGTCCCTTCTAGAGATATTACCaaccctttgacaacgatcacacttcaacacaaactgatgagcgTCCTTAAAGAGCGTAGGCCAAAAGAAACCCGCCTGTAGAATACGAGCAGCTGTCTTCTGTCCTCCATAGTGTCCTCCATAAGTAGAGTCGTGGTAAGCTTGCAAGATTCCTTCAATCTCACTGTATGGAATGCACCTTCTGATAATTTGATCGGAACCCTGACGAAACAAGAATGGCTCATCCCAACGATACCACTTCGCCTCATGAAGGAACTTTTTCTTTGAGCATAAGACAAATCAGGAGGAATGACATTACTCACAAGATAATTCACTATAtccgcaaaccatggctcttccaCTTGGACCCCAAATAATTGTTCATCAGGAAAAGACTCATTGATCAAAGTGGTATCTTTGGATGCTCGCGCTTGATCTTCCAACCGAGAGAGATGATCGGCCACCTGATTTTCAGTACCCTTTATATCCTTGATCTCTAACTCGAATTCCTGAAGCAAGAGAACCCATCGAATCAATCGAGGCTTCGAGTCTTTCTTCGATACCAGATTCCGAATAGCATCATGATCAGTGTAAACCAACACCTTTGTCCCAAGCAAATAAGACCTGAATTTCTCGAATCCATAAACAATAGCCAGTAGTTCCTTCTCCGTAGTAGTGTAATTCAGCTGAGCACCATTGAGagtcttactagcatagtaaatcACGTGAAAGATGTTACTTTTCCTCTGACCAAGCACGGCTCCCACTGCAAagtcactagcatcacacatcatctcgaacggctcattccaatcaggtgcagtaataATAGGTGTTGTGGTTAACTTCTTTTTGAAAGTTTCGAACGCAGCCAAGCACTCTCCATCAAATTTGAAGGGCACATCCTTCTCTAACAAGTTACACAAGGGTTTGGTGATTTtagagaaatccttgatgaaccgTCGATAGAAACCCGCGTGACCAAGAAAACTCCGAATCCCCTTTACTGAaattggtggaggaagattttcaatAGTCTCCACCTTAGCTTTATCCACCTCAAGACCCTTGTTCGAAACTTTATGCCCCAGAATTATGCCTTCTTGAaccatgaagtggcatttttcccaattaagaacgagattagtttccacacatctttttagcaccatcgtcaagttgctcaagcattcatcataagaagtaCCGAACACAGAAAAGTCATCCATGAACACCTCAACATTGGTACCAATCATCTCGGAGAAAATAGCCATCATTCATCTCTGAAAAGTTGCTGGTGCACCACAAAGTCCAAAAGAAAGACGACGGAAGGCAAACGtgccaaaagggcaagtgaaagtggttttctcctgatcctctggtgcgatacaaatctgattatatcctgaatacccatcaagaagacaatagtactcgtgaccggccaacctatcaagcatctgatcaatgaaaGGCAACGGAAAGTGATCTTTTCTGGTGGCTTTATTGAGCTTCCGATAATCCATGCATATTTTCCAACCTGTGACTGTTCGCGTCGGAATGAGCTCATTCTTCTCATTAGCTACCacggtcatgcctcctttcttaggcacacattgaacagggctcacccaagaactatccgagattggataaataatgccggcatcaagccacttaagaatctccttcTTAACCACTTCTTTCATGATTGGATTGAGTTTTCTTTGATGCTCAACAGTGGGTTTACTACCCTCCTCGATCAGAATTTAATGTTGACAATAAGAagggctgattcccttgatatctgcgatagtccatccaatggctgatttgaactcccgaagaattctcaaaagcttttcttcctcgatacctgaaaggttagatgcaataatCACAGGTAGAGTAGACGCTTCGCCAAGGAAGGCATACCTTAGGTGTTCGGGAAGTTGCTTAAGCTCAAGTTTAGGAGCTTCGACAATAGAGGGTTTCAACCGTTCATGAGAATCCTTCAATTCCGATAACCAAGAGATTCAATTGGAGGTTCCATCCTTCTTCTCCAAGGAGAAGCATTCAAGTATTAAAGgtgttcttcttcctcctcatctCCGAATTCTGAGTCACCTGatagaaccctttccaagatgtcagttttcagcCTGTTGTCAATTTCCGAATGAGCATTCCTCCTCATCTGATGGAAGTTTTATGGCATTGAACACGTTGAAAGTGAccatctgatcttgaactctcattgtgagtTCACCCTTCTGAACATCAATCAAAGTCCGCCCCGTCGCAAGGAATGGTCTCCCCAAGAtgatgggaatcttcttatcttccTCAAAGTCGAGAATGACAAAATTAGCAGGGAAGATTAGTTTATCTACCTTTACCAACACATCTTCAACTATCCCCCTTGGGTATGTAaccgaacgatcagccagctgcaaagacatattagtaggtttcagctccggaagaccaagttgcatgaaaatagacaagggcatcagattgatgctagctcccaaatcacataaacacttgtcgaaCTACAAATTcccaatagtacacgggattgtgaaacttcccggacTTTTAGCTTCGGGGGCAATTTCTGTTGCAACACAGCACTaaactcctcggtcaaagccacagtctcTAATTCCTCAAGTTTGTGTTTTCGAGagagaatacctttcatgaatttagcataactcggcatttgttctagagcctccgcaaacggtatgttgatttgtaatttcttgaaaacctcgAAAAACTTggcgaattgtttgtcgagcttatgcttctgaagtctcttcggaaaaggtggaggtggatatacttgcttggcCCCAATATCAGTTTTCGGGCTAGACTTCTCGGCtgaatccttgcttgcttcctcgttgattttaGTCTTGTCAGCTGCAACAACAAtttttccactatcagactcagatgagagcacgggtgtttcaacctgttgatcactctcttccttgtttcgctctgttgctgattctttttccttcgtaacctttccggacctcaaggtgacagcctgtacctgttccttcacttccttcttgcccggattggccgcagtatcactaggaagagttccttgtggtctattaatcaacgcattagcaatttgcccaatctgattctccaaagtcttgattgacactgattggcttttaaccattagtcttaattcttccaattctgatctttcattggaagactgtccagccaccccatgattttgttgctggaatccaggtggatggaattgctacctcagtgcaaactgttgttgaaaaccagaagggttaaaaggtctagatccttgttgctgaaactgttgctgctgttgtggcatgtagttctgattattgctccagctgaaattcggatgattccgattattgggatgataagtggccggagctggctgttgcgacctctgaaagttgctcacaaactgagcggattcgctcgatatagcacactgatccgaagaatgtgctccagcacagagctcgcagactgaaggtggctgctgatttcctagatttgccaaagaatccaccttcatagtaagagccttaagctgagcagctatggctgaagtagcatcaacatccagaatccCTGCTACCTttccctgatgaagacgctgagtaggattctgatattcatttgcggccatcatctcgatcaactcataagcctcatcatagctcttagcccatagagctccacctgatgctgcatcgagcattggcctcgattgaggacccaagccattataaaagcaattaatcaccatccaatcaagcatcccatgatgtgggcactttcgaagcatctccttgtagcgttcccaagcttcacataaagtttcaccagacagctgagagaattgagtgatagcattcctgattgcagctgttttagccatagggaagaacttagtaagaattttctgagccagatcctcccatgtcgtaatagatcctgcaggaagagaatgcaaccatcctttagctttatccctcagagagaATGGGAACAACCTCAATCTGATGGCATCgtcagtaacaccattgaacttgaaagtgtcgcagatctcaatgaagtcccgAATATGCGTATTAAGATCCTCAgttggagaacccccaaactgcactgagttctgcaccatctgaatagtgctcggtttgatttcgaaagtggtggcctgaattgctggcctgacaatgctcgacagaatgtcattgattttaggctcagagaaagccttaagagccttagtatcattcaCAACTGGTGGTCGATCAACCATTGTAGTACTCACTGTCGTTTCTTCCTTAACcaatgcttccttacgagcctgagaacgtgttcgcatacacgtcactcaagtacctgaaacacacaccacgaactaaagtgagaaaagaatccaagtcactgaactttaacgaccactaatgacaagcacataaactaaaataaaacaccgagtccccggcagcggcgccaaaaacatgttcgcacaaaatcacgcaagtgtacgtggtcacaagtaatatagaatataattcaagttctttcccacagagactggtgtattcagaaatatgcacttatgcaccaatgtatgattattattcaatgcttagacaagtatcaaattgggttttggttttctacttaactaattcgattcgaattatgaaactaagaattatcaactaagagaataacgatttactaatgagaataaaacatgggattctagcttcattaacaacttcattcagagttctacctttattcgattgtaatggttgataactaatcagataacacgagactgatacacgctaactgtcgttatacgtgcaccatactgctacacatccacaattaagatagaaagtaaacagacaccaattatgcatagaccctatatgtctatagaatttgaaaacataacggttgaagagcaagttatctatcaagagtACACaaggcgatgcaagatgggtaaaattacatcacaagtcatgttatcgaacacgaaacctatgctcgcatggcaagttctaaatcaatatattcacagTCGCTTccataaagattaacaagcaatcctagatgttagctacgcatccaagacgaataagcacaaccaatacgagggaatcaaaccatcacatatgaataagacaaattaactactgaaattcatcgataaatccgctaaaatcccatgacaatgattagttcataatcgaacttctcatcatcatgggttcgaatgtaaacatgttactgaataggaaaaacaaagtcaaagtactagaataagagttaagaaacaaatctgaaacgagcatccaaagttacgcctacttcgatgAATTACAAAAGTGAAAAGTATGAAattgatcttgatcttctccgtagccgtcacgtgctctccAACTTGTTGCTACCCTCAAAACCCTCGTAATCctattatatgtatatgaacGGGCTCTTTTAAGTGTATTAAAAGATGTAGAAAAGTGTTTCGAGCCCAATTAGAAAACCCACAAAATATCAAATCCCGTCAGACCTCAAGGCCTTGAGATTCCAGGTCAAGCCCTTGAGTTCTCCCCTGAGCATCTTCTGTCCGAGTCAAGGCCTTGAGATTTTACATCAAGGCCTTAAGATTTCACCCTGAGTCTTCTGTTTCAGTCAAGGCTTTGAGACTTCACATAAAGGCCTTAAGAGTCTTCTGTTTGAGTCAAGGCCTTGAGATTTCACATCAAGGCCTCGAGATCCTGCTCATTCCTTTGCACACTTTCGCACTCTATTTTATGAACTCCAACCACCATATAAGCCTAGAAAATTCCATCCTCCCTCCATCTAGGTGCTCTACACAcatcaacacaaaaacacatcaGACATACCAAATtcttgaggccaaatcatcaatttaagtcaaaacgaaggcttccaagtggatatgaaatccacttatcactcccaaaatttgaatttcaaattcgTTGTAAAAACAACATATGTTTCCCCCTTGCGAAATAGCTGTTAATTGCATCGTTTTCTTTTCATCATATTTTTTTGCACAATTAGTCTCATCTCCTCTTTTCTCTgatttttaattgtatttattGACTTCTCTGATCTGTTTTCGTTGTTTTGCactttaaattttgtttgttcTGATTATTTCCCTGATTTGTTTTTTCTGCAGGTTCGATTTTGTAGAACAAATACTGAAAcgatttttagttaaattacaACGCATCTTCAGGTTTTTAAACCCTTTTTCGTATTTTCTTCTATGATTTTAGACTTTATGTCATTGACGATATAAGGTTGATTGATAGTTTGACATGGGTGTTACTATGTTTTTTCAGATTTATGATTATTGAGATGGGTGATGTTATACATCTAGATTTTTTCCCAACTTACATTACgaggtgtttgataaaatgtgtGAGAGAATTTCTAGATCTTTGAATTTTCATCCTATACACATTTTCTCAacttaattttgtttaatattatgcaggttgcaggttGTGTGTTGTACATTTGATCAATGTAGTGTTTGAGCTGCACTTATCTTCGTTCGGTTGTCTTTTTGGATTCTCAGGAAAAGGCTCTTTTAAAGTCGCCACCACAAAACTTGGATACTTTTGTGTTATTAAAAgctattgtgtgtgtgtgtgtgtctatatatataggctcatggtCAAATaaaaaccactcttaaaattaaaactagaaaccagtttccctaccactatttataactacgggtatcactaatttatacggcactaatcactgtttttatacagtatataaacagcgatttttattatcaaaattgagaaaatctacttatctaaattattgataatcgattatagatgattaatttcatccgtaggaaggttcttggtggtaggaagcagcaagagaagttgtatgatgatggtaagtagtcgttagttttgtaagttatgatggaaagtgtatgtgactattggtgatgatagacaatggtggctaGTCATAGAAACATTTGGTAATGGTGgtagaggtccattattacgatttgggtgaagatgatggtcatatacgttgcatatatgtgtatatatatatttatattcgcgagatatgctatatataaattagtgatatgttatgtacaaattagtgatttctgtagttaaaatagtgataaaataCTGTctagaaactggtttttagtttttaggctaatttggtttctattggagtatgactctctatatatatatatatatatatatatagagagagagacatactctaatagaaaccaaattaaaatAGAATCTAGAAACCACAAGCCCAGCCTACTAAATTACACTTCCAGCCCAGTAGTAGCCCACACTTAAACAAAACTGCTacagttaaaaattgaaaaacaactCACACCGATACACACGATACACACGACTCGCGTACAACGGTTCATCACCTCCACTACTCCACTGTTCATCATCGCGCTACTCCACCGAGCTTCAGGTACGTCTCCAATGGCGATTTCTTCAACTTTTCCCCTTTTTTTGTTCTAATTAGGTATATTACAGCTTCTACGAACAAATTCGAGGCGATATTTGGATCTCGCAACCGCAGCTTTAAGCACCGAGCAAAATCACTTGAACATTTGTTGAATAGGTACTTTTATGTAGTTTAGTAGTATTTATAGTTAGTTCATCATCTTAATCAACTCGTATTTTTAGTGCATGTtgctttttttgaattttaagggTTTTGTTGTATATTATTGTGAAAACTGACTTTAATCTACTAATGTTCTTTCATAACAGCTGTTAATTAGCTTATTTCACTGTGAAAGCTACTAAAATATGGCTAGAACTAGAGGAGGTATGTTAAATTAGGGTTTTATcactgtttttttaattatttgtgattTCCAGCATTTACTTGTCTGAGTATGTTGATTTATTGAATAAGATGTTGATGAATATGTTGATGATTTGGTTATTTGTTGAAATCAGTACGTAGAGTACTTAGTGCATATTACTCATTTTGTTGTGATATAATTAGTGGTATTAGTCTAATATATTTAGTGATACAGGCGCATTACTGTAGTATCCTTATGTGTTTCACAAGTTTGAGGATGTAATTTGTTAAGATTCCAAGTTGTTGATGATGTTTGTAAACTGTATAAAGCTGACCAAATTGGTAAAGTCGCGCACACACAACAGTCGCAACCAGTCTCACTTCACATACATATACATTATACAAGGCAACTTATTAAATACAGACTTGTAGACCTCTTATTAGTCAAGACTGAAATGTAAAActgaaatatttctttaataaaactaTTGTAGCAGTAATAGTTAGTTGCCCTTGATTAATATCTGGAGTTGCATCATCTGATAATAACTACACAAATCACAAATAAACATTTAATACTTATCATATGTATTATCATATCACATATGTGTATCTGTGGTGTCTGTGCTTTTGTTTGTTAATAACAATATGATATTTTGATACTACTAGTACTATCTGCACTGTAACCAGATGTTTCTACCAGTGATATCACATATCGATGTGCTAAGTGTTTCTTATCACATAATTTTTTAAGCCTAATAAACAGAGCAATTTGTAAAGAAATTAAGGACATGCATTAGATAACACATAAACAGCTAGTTAATGAGATTTACTATCTAGTGCAGAGTACTGAGCTTTGATGATTAAAATATGTATCGAATTGGGCTTAGGTACTATGCTGGATACACATTTGAATTACAAAACTATATACACTTTAAtcaatatcactaaaatatattaactatatcactaaaatctattaactatatcactaaaatatattagcgaTATCAGTAAAGTATATTAGCAATATCACTAAAATACAACTGCTTAGtataaatttgtgaatataTTTCTTGTTAAATAGTGTATTTTACATGTATTTGCAAGTTTTATGATTTTGCAGGTTACATAGTTCAATGCAGAAGAAGTTCAAGACTTCGTGCACAAAGTTTGTCAAAGTTTACAAACACTCCAGATAATCCTGTAGATTTAGAATCCGAAGCTCAAGAAAACATGAATACCAACAGCATACGAGAGAAAAGACCACTTGCAAAAGTCTATCGACATCCAGATAACAAAATCACAAAGAGTACTGCTAGAAGGAATATCAAAAATCTTTCTGTATGTGATCAACTACATTATTTCTTAGTTGtattattgatttataaattcgTCTAACTCATTATTTTGTATGATTTCCCAGGGAAATAATTTTGTTGATGAAGTACAAGAGGAGGAACAAAATGGTGATAATCTGGTGGATGAACAAGATGCAGAGCAAGATAATGAACAAAAAAGTGATGAAGATATGcaagaaaatgaagaagataGTGCACAAGAAGAAACTGAACAAGAAGACAGTGCACAAGAAGATGATATGGACCAAGAAGAtagtgcagaagaagaagataatgcACAAGAAGATGACGAACAAGACGATATACCAAACGaaattgaagaagaaaaagatgatgaacAAGAAGAGGATGAAACATAAAATCAAGATCAAGTCAACAATGCACAACCAAagattaaaataacaaaattaaaaaggaaaaaggtAGAATATATCTTCACGTTCTTCattcttaaataataaaactaaatgTTCTTACACATgaattattttatgttcttaaCAGGAAGTTACATTTGAAACTCAGATACCAAGAAAAAGGATTGCCGGAACATTATATCCAACATTGAAGTTCATGAACAAAGATTTTcaggttttttttatttatttcgttACTTAGAATTAGAAATTTAAGTAGAATATGATTGAATAAGATTGGTATGAGTGTGGAATGATGGTGATGCCCTGCACTGTCCTTTCTTGTGGTTTCTACCACACTAATTATTTCCTCTTTTTTCCTTACAAAACAAAAGGGGCTAAACATGTAAATAAGGCAAAAGTGGAGGTCAAAATAAGGATTTCTCCAAAGCATTTTAGTAAGATGGTAAGTGAACTCACAAAAGAACAGAGGGACTGGGGTACAAGAGCTGGTTTTGGACTCTTTCTAGATTTTGAGCTTGATATTTTGCCAATCAAAATCGCCTACAATGTACTCCAAATCTTTAATCACCACTCAATCTCACTGAAGCTGAAGGATgctgatattaatattacaagtgAAGATGTTTTATGATGTGTTCGGCTTGCCAAATGGAGGACATCCTCTTGTTTTGGCATCACCTGGAAAGTACAGTGAAAGAATCAAAGATTGGCAT
This region includes:
- the LOC135150382 gene encoding uncharacterized protein LOC135150382; amino-acid sequence: MAANEYQNPTQRLHQGKVAGILDVDATSAIAAQLKALTMKVDSLVETPVLSSESDSGKIVVAADKTKINEEASKDSAEKSSPKTDIGAKQVYPPPPFPKRLQKHKLDKQFAKFFEVFKKLQINIPFAEALEQMPSYAKFMKGILSRKHKLEELETVALTEEFSAVLQQKLPPKLKVREVSQSRLADRSVTYPRGIVEDVLVKVDKLIFPANFVILDFEEDKKIPIILGRPFLATGRTLIDVQKGELTMRVQDQMVTFNVFNAIKLPSDEEECSFGN
- the LOC108226020 gene encoding uncharacterized protein LOC108226020 codes for the protein MARTRGGYIVQCRRSSRLRAQSLSKFTNTPDNPVDLESEAQENMNTNSIREKRPLAKVYRHPDNKITKSTARRNIKNLSGNNFVDEVQEEEQNGDNLVDEQDAEQDNEQKSDEDMQENEEDSAQEETEQEDSAQEDDMDQEDSAEEEDNAQEDDEQDDIPNEIEEEKDDEQEEDET